The nucleotide sequence CACTTTTCTGAGGTGATTGAGCCTGTAGGAAAGGCAGAAGAAGCAGCCCAATAACGGCCGCACAAGTAGAGATCGTAATGAAAAATCCACTCCAACCGTAAGTTTCTAGAACGAGCGCCAATGGGTATCCGGACAGTGCAGCCCCCATGTAGGCGAATAAGCCAACAAAGCCAGTCGCCGCCCCGGCAGAGTCTTTATGCGAGCATTCGGCCGCCGCCATACCAATAAGCATTTGAGGGCCAAAAACAAAAAAACCAACACAAAACAACCCAGCCGCTTGAAACACAAAGTTGGTTAAAGGCATAAGCCATAAAGCGGATACCGAGAGGAAGATACCAATCGCAAACAGGATATTCATTGGACCGCGGTTGCCACCAAACAGCCTATCAGATCCCCACCCAGCAACAAGTGAACCAACGAAGCCACCAATCTCGAATAGAGATAAAGCTGCGTTGGCGTTTATCAAACTGTAATTGTGTTCTTCGGTTAGGTATAAGTTACCCCAGTCGTTAACCGCCGTTCTTACTATGTAAACCAACACATAACTAAAAGCGAGCAACCAAATGTACTTATTGCTGAACACGTAGGTTTTCAGGATTTCTCGATAGCTTAATCCTTGTCCATGGTTCTCTTGAGCCAATTCTAAATGATCATTGCGCCACTTCCCTACCGTCGGAAGTCCCATAGTGGTCGGCTTATCACGTAAGCGCCAGCAAACGATAAGACCAATAAAAACACCAATCACGCCCGGCCAGATAAACCCAGCTCGCCAACTGAATTGAAGCGTCAGATAACCCACAAGAATAGGGATAAGAGCCCCACCAACGTTGTGTGCTGTATTCCATATAGCCCAACGAAAGCCTCTTTCGGAGCGAGAATACCAGGTCGTCAATAACTTAGAGCACGATGGCCAGCCCCAACCTTGAAACCACGCATTTAGCACCCAAAGTGAGATAAAAGCCGCCAACGAACTAGAAAAGCCAAACGCGATATTGATCAAGCCTGTCGCGATTAGGCCAAGACCCATGAAGTAACGCGGGTTTGAACGGTCCGATATCGTGCCTGAGATAAATTTCGATAAGCCATAAGAAAGATAAAAGAGCGTGCCAATTAAGCCGATATCGC is from Vibrio cortegadensis and encodes:
- the uhpC gene encoding MFS transporter gives rise to the protein MFGFLRSKTSNSHALIDDEVNQSYGYWRLHIMIGMYVGYAGFYFTRKTFNYAAPAMITDLGLDKGDIGLIGTLFYLSYGLSKFISGTISDRSNPRYFMGLGLIATGLINIAFGFSSSLAAFISLWVLNAWFQGWGWPSCSKLLTTWYSRSERGFRWAIWNTAHNVGGALIPILVGYLTLQFSWRAGFIWPGVIGVFIGLIVCWRLRDKPTTMGLPTVGKWRNDHLELAQENHGQGLSYREILKTYVFSNKYIWLLAFSYVLVYIVRTAVNDWGNLYLTEEHNYSLINANAALSLFEIGGFVGSLVAGWGSDRLFGGNRGPMNILFAIGIFLSVSALWLMPLTNFVFQAAGLFCVGFFVFGPQMLIGMAAAECSHKDSAGAATGFVGLFAYMGAALSGYPLALVLETYGWSGFFITISTCAAVIGLLLLPFLQAQSPQKSAEARSGF